In Burkholderiales bacterium, a single genomic region encodes these proteins:
- a CDS encoding NIPSNAP family protein → MLYELRRYDVMAGKLPALVDRFGSFTVGKWKDHGIRLIGFWTPLLGEKSSQVVYIWGWESYEERTKKLAAWGADPERAKKWAETQKDGPLVRRVYNQLMEPTAYSQLDKGEAYGPDASTREPYLFELREYQAMPGKIVNITERFGGFTCEAFRKHEFRQVGYWVNKIGGNDHQLVYMLAWASLNERVAKFDTFAKDPDRARVFGESEKNGPIVEQVTTTILRPTAFSPMK, encoded by the coding sequence ATGCTCTACGAACTGCGTCGCTACGACGTCATGGCCGGCAAGCTGCCGGCGCTGGTGGATCGCTTCGGCAGCTTCACCGTCGGCAAATGGAAGGACCACGGCATCCGCCTCATCGGCTTCTGGACGCCGCTGCTCGGCGAGAAGAGCAGCCAGGTGGTGTACATCTGGGGCTGGGAAAGCTATGAGGAGCGCACGAAGAAGCTGGCCGCGTGGGGCGCGGATCCCGAGCGCGCGAAGAAATGGGCCGAGACCCAGAAGGACGGTCCGCTGGTCAGGCGCGTCTACAACCAGCTCATGGAGCCGACCGCGTACTCGCAGCTCGACAAAGGCGAGGCTTACGGTCCCGACGCCTCCACGCGCGAACCGTACTTGTTCGAGCTGCGCGAGTATCAGGCGATGCCGGGCAAGATCGTCAACATCACCGAGCGCTTCGGCGGCTTCACCTGCGAGGCGTTCAGGAAACACGAGTTCCGGCAGGTCGGATACTGGGTCAACAAAATCGGCGGCAACGATCACCAGCTCGTCTACATGCTGGCATGGGCGAGCCTCAACGAGCGCGTCGCCAAGTTCGATACGTTCGCCAAGGATCCCGACCGTGCGCGCGTGTTCGGCGAAAGCGAGAAGAACGGGCCGATCGTGGAGCAGGTGACCACGACGATCCTGCGGCCGACCGCGTTCTCGCCGATGAAGTAG
- a CDS encoding LLM class F420-dependent oxidoreductase has protein sequence MLTGVYYFPTDYGIDIAELARALEERGYDALFVCEHTHIPTSRKTPFPGGGELPKKYKHTHDPFVALSFAAAATRTLKLGTGIALVPQRDPIVTAKSVASLDQLSNGRFIFAIGGGWNVDEMENHGTRYETRFKLLRERVLAMKALWTQEEAEFHGEYVSFDPVWMYPKPKQRPHPPILIGGESDHTIRRVVEFADGWFPRPRHGWEPKSAVARLHAAARAAGRDPATLSVTVFAAPPDRDKLAAYRDAGIHRVLFEVPDASRDEILRVLDRNAPLVAELARA, from the coding sequence ATGCTCACCGGCGTTTATTACTTTCCGACCGACTACGGCATCGACATCGCGGAGCTTGCGCGCGCGCTCGAGGAGCGCGGCTACGATGCGCTGTTCGTCTGCGAGCACACCCACATCCCGACCAGCCGTAAAACGCCGTTCCCCGGCGGCGGCGAGCTGCCGAAGAAATACAAGCACACGCACGATCCCTTCGTCGCGCTGTCGTTCGCCGCTGCGGCGACGCGCACGCTGAAGCTCGGGACGGGCATCGCGCTCGTTCCGCAACGCGATCCGATCGTCACCGCGAAATCGGTCGCGAGTCTCGATCAGCTCTCCAACGGGCGCTTCATCTTCGCGATCGGCGGCGGCTGGAACGTCGACGAGATGGAGAACCACGGCACGCGCTACGAGACGCGCTTCAAGCTCTTGCGCGAGCGCGTGCTGGCGATGAAAGCGCTGTGGACACAGGAGGAGGCGGAGTTTCACGGCGAGTACGTGAGCTTCGATCCGGTGTGGATGTATCCCAAGCCGAAACAGCGGCCGCATCCGCCGATCCTCATCGGCGGCGAGTCCGACCATACGATCCGGCGCGTCGTGGAGTTCGCGGACGGCTGGTTTCCCCGGCCGCGCCACGGCTGGGAGCCGAAGAGCGCGGTGGCGCGCCTGCACGCAGCGGCTAGGGCGGCGGGGCGCGATCCGGCGACGTTATCGGTGACGGTGTTCGCCGCGCCGCCGGATCGCGACAAGCTGGCGGCTTATCGCGACGCGGGCATCCATCGCGTGCTGTTCGAGGTTCCGGATGCGAGCCGCGACGAGATCCTGCGAGTGCTCGACCGCAATGCCCCGCTGGTCGCAGAACTGGCCCGCGCATAG
- a CDS encoding tripartite tricarboxylate transporter substrate-binding protein, which produces MKAARVFAAVFAALLCAAGAAWSQAFPAKPVRVVVPFPPAGANDIVARIVFTKVSEQMGQQFVIDNRAGAGGTIGSAIVAQSKPDGYTLLIQTAASHVSNPHLYSKLPYDALRDFAPVTPLARVAAVLTVHPSLPTRSVKEFIALAKSRPKAILHGHSGYGSFTHFNGVLFESRTGVRLTHVPFKGGGPAVVALVSGETQCQVAAIGELIAHVKSNRVRALGVTTLERVPQLPDVPTIADTFPGYESWTWVSAWAPAATPRAIVDRLNAEMGKAMTDSEVAGRLSAQTLEPAHKTPEELAERLKADSEMIGRLFREFNVKLD; this is translated from the coding sequence ATGAAAGCAGCCCGAGTGTTCGCGGCGGTTTTCGCCGCTCTGCTCTGCGCCGCAGGCGCCGCATGGTCCCAGGCTTTTCCGGCCAAGCCCGTGCGGGTGGTCGTGCCGTTTCCGCCGGCCGGCGCGAACGACATCGTGGCGCGCATCGTGTTTACGAAGGTCTCGGAGCAGATGGGACAGCAGTTCGTCATCGACAACCGCGCGGGCGCGGGCGGCACGATCGGCTCGGCCATCGTCGCGCAAAGCAAGCCCGACGGCTATACCTTGCTGATTCAGACCGCAGCCTCCCACGTCTCGAATCCACATCTCTACTCGAAGCTGCCCTACGACGCGCTGCGCGATTTCGCCCCGGTCACGCCGCTCGCGCGAGTCGCGGCCGTGCTCACGGTGCATCCCTCGCTGCCGACACGATCGGTGAAGGAGTTCATCGCGCTGGCGAAGAGCCGCCCGAAAGCGATTCTCCACGGGCATTCGGGCTACGGCAGCTTCACGCACTTCAACGGCGTGCTCTTCGAATCGAGGACGGGCGTACGCCTGACGCACGTGCCGTTCAAAGGCGGCGGGCCGGCTGTCGTCGCCCTGGTGTCGGGAGAAACGCAGTGCCAGGTCGCGGCGATCGGCGAGCTGATCGCGCACGTCAAGTCGAATCGCGTGCGCGCGCTGGGCGTGACCACGCTGGAGCGGGTGCCGCAGCTCCCGGACGTGCCGACGATCGCCGACACCTTTCCCGGTTACGAATCGTGGACCTGGGTCAGCGCCTGGGCGCCTGCGGCAACGCCGCGGGCGATCGTCGACCGGCTCAACGCCGAGATGGGGAAAGCGATGACCGACTCCGAAGTCGCGGGCAGGCTCAGCGCCCAGACGCTCGAGCCCGCGCACAAGACGCCGGAAGAGCTCGCCGAACGCCTGAAGGCGGATTCCGAAATGATCGGCAGGCTGTTCCGCGAGTTCAACGTGAAGCTCGATTAG
- a CDS encoding FAD-dependent oxidoreductase produces the protein MRVVICGGGVIGACTAYFLARRGVDVTVVERNEVACAASGNAGGFLALDWCAGSELDALARRSFALHGELAAEIDEDWGFHRTNAYGGWVVRDSDPRRHAPAALDWLAGGIAISHRLGTPDTTAVVNPRRFTQAMMRAAQRHGAQVRVGQVTGVLREGDGSRVRGVEVGGSAIEADATVIAMGPWSILAAEWLPLPDVYGRQSPSLVYDTGPDVPGDALFLEYRDAAGEEVTVEVFPRADGTTHVCAFGGSAPLPIDPGHVAPEPGVIERLHALCERVSPAFTRDRIAARQACFRPITRDFVPLIGRVPHTDGAFVATGHNVWGILNGPATGEAMAELIVDAKTSQVDLEPFDPGRFDEE, from the coding sequence ATGCGTGTCGTGATTTGCGGCGGCGGGGTGATCGGAGCGTGCACCGCGTATTTCCTGGCCAGGCGCGGCGTCGACGTCACCGTGGTCGAGCGCAACGAAGTCGCCTGTGCCGCCTCCGGCAACGCGGGCGGTTTCCTCGCGCTCGACTGGTGCGCCGGCAGTGAGCTCGATGCGCTGGCACGGCGCAGCTTCGCACTGCATGGCGAGCTTGCCGCCGAGATCGACGAGGACTGGGGTTTTCACCGGACGAACGCGTACGGCGGTTGGGTGGTGCGCGATTCCGACCCGCGCCGACACGCACCGGCCGCGCTCGACTGGCTTGCCGGCGGCATCGCGATCTCGCACCGACTCGGCACGCCGGATACCACCGCCGTCGTCAATCCGCGCAGGTTCACGCAGGCGATGATGCGCGCGGCGCAACGGCACGGCGCGCAGGTGCGTGTGGGGCAGGTGACCGGCGTGTTGCGTGAGGGCGACGGCTCGCGCGTGCGAGGGGTCGAGGTCGGCGGTTCGGCGATCGAAGCCGACGCGACCGTGATCGCGATGGGCCCTTGGTCGATCCTGGCGGCGGAATGGCTGCCGCTGCCCGATGTCTACGGACGGCAAAGCCCGAGCCTCGTCTATGACACGGGCCCTGACGTCCCGGGTGATGCGCTCTTCCTGGAATACCGCGATGCGGCCGGCGAAGAGGTGACGGTCGAAGTGTTTCCGCGCGCGGACGGCACCACCCACGTCTGCGCGTTCGGCGGCTCGGCGCCGCTGCCGATCGATCCGGGCCACGTCGCACCCGAGCCCGGTGTCATCGAGCGCCTGCACGCGCTGTGCGAGCGGGTGTCGCCCGCGTTCACGCGGGACCGGATCGCCGCCAGGCAGGCGTGCTTCCGTCCGATCACGCGCGATTTCGTGCCGCTGATCGGCCGCGTGCCGCACACCGACGGCGCCTTCGTCGCCACCGGTCACAACGTCTGGGGCATCCTCAACGGGCCGGCGACCGGCGAGGCGATGGCGGAGCTGATCGTCGACGCGAAGACCAGTCAGGTCGACCTGGAGCCGTTCGACCCCGGCCGTTTCGACGAAGAGTGA
- a CDS encoding TauD/TfdA family dioxygenase: MKITKVKEHIGAIVTGIDLAQPVDEATRKKLYDAAVENIVLVIRGQAHLTPAQLQAGAELFGELMEDQNRRYLVDGFPLISVLDNFHKDSQGNAAKVGKNATWHTDHTNQERPPAFTMLYAVAVPDKGGATSVCNSRAAYEALPEDLKQKITGMKTENTLISSARFKIANPDILKEQLESKKPPTVQPLVRTHPDTGTKAVWFHKSKTEKIIGMTPEETQDFLQDLTDRITQPQFCYAHQYEPGDLLIIDDRASLHKAGHDFDQSQHRRLYRMLVRGDRPY; encoded by the coding sequence ATGAAGATCACCAAAGTCAAAGAGCACATCGGCGCCATTGTCACCGGCATCGATCTCGCCCAGCCGGTCGACGAGGCGACCCGCAAGAAGCTCTACGACGCGGCGGTCGAGAACATCGTGCTGGTGATCCGCGGTCAGGCGCATCTCACGCCTGCGCAGCTACAGGCCGGCGCGGAGCTCTTCGGAGAGTTGATGGAAGATCAGAATCGGCGCTATCTGGTGGACGGCTTTCCGCTGATCAGCGTGCTCGATAACTTCCACAAGGACAGCCAGGGCAACGCGGCCAAAGTCGGCAAGAACGCCACCTGGCACACCGATCACACCAATCAGGAGCGTCCGCCGGCGTTCACCATGCTCTACGCGGTGGCGGTGCCGGACAAAGGCGGGGCCACCTCGGTGTGCAACTCGCGCGCGGCGTACGAGGCGCTGCCGGAGGACCTGAAGCAGAAGATCACCGGCATGAAAACCGAGAACACGCTGATCAGCAGCGCGCGCTTCAAGATCGCCAATCCGGACATTCTCAAAGAGCAGCTCGAATCGAAGAAGCCGCCGACGGTGCAGCCGCTGGTGCGCACGCACCCCGACACCGGCACCAAGGCGGTGTGGTTCCACAAGAGCAAGACCGAGAAAATCATCGGCATGACGCCGGAAGAGACTCAGGATTTCCTGCAGGACCTCACCGATAGGATCACCCAGCCCCAGTTCTGCTACGCGCACCAGTACGAGCCGGGCGACCTGCTGATCATCGACGATCGCGCGTCGCTGCACAAAGCGGGGCACGATTTCGATCAGAGCCAGCACCGCAGGCTCTATCGCATGCTGGTGCGGGGAGATCGACCGTACTAA
- a CDS encoding alpha/beta hydrolase: MQRFTTSDGLSIAYRVDDFTDPWTRPDTIVLLHSAMSSSRRMAAMVPHFARRFRVVCMDLRGHGDSEVPRADQPLTLQRLTQDVRDLMDHLGVEHAHFVGVSGGGYLAQQLAIHDPQRVTSLVLLASRPGFKDSNGAAWIPEMERRGLRTFIAETISDRLPIGEVSQAQVDWFLDEIARNDPAFVRRFVLYMTTQYWMDDLAKVTCPTLIVAPRGDAIGNANAYQQMHALMKASELLTYDVESHNIADYMADRCAEDAMAFLNRHFPL; the protein is encoded by the coding sequence ATGCAGCGGTTCACCACGAGCGACGGGCTCTCGATCGCATACCGCGTCGACGATTTCACCGACCCGTGGACCCGGCCGGACACGATCGTGCTCCTGCATTCGGCCATGAGCAGCTCGCGGCGCATGGCCGCGATGGTGCCGCATTTCGCACGCCGCTTTCGCGTGGTGTGCATGGACCTGCGCGGTCATGGCGATTCGGAGGTGCCGCGCGCCGATCAGCCGCTCACGCTCCAGAGGCTCACACAGGACGTGCGCGACCTCATGGACCACCTGGGTGTCGAGCACGCGCACTTCGTCGGCGTCTCGGGCGGAGGCTACCTCGCGCAGCAGCTCGCGATCCACGATCCGCAGCGCGTGACGAGCCTCGTGCTGCTCGCCTCGCGCCCCGGGTTCAAGGACAGCAACGGCGCCGCCTGGATCCCGGAGATGGAGCGCAGGGGTTTGCGCACGTTCATCGCCGAGACGATCTCGGACCGCCTGCCGATCGGCGAGGTGAGCCAGGCGCAGGTCGACTGGTTCCTCGACGAGATCGCGCGCAACGATCCGGCGTTCGTGCGGCGCTTCGTGCTCTACATGACGACGCAGTACTGGATGGACGATCTCGCGAAAGTGACCTGCCCGACGCTCATCGTCGCGCCGCGCGGCGACGCGATCGGCAACGCGAATGCCTACCAGCAGATGCACGCACTGATGAAGGCGAGCGAGCTTCTCACGTACGACGTGGAAAGCCACAACATCGCCGATTACATGGCCGACCGCTGCGCGGAAGACGCCATGGCTTTCCTGAACCGACATTTCCCGCTCTAG
- a CDS encoding tripartite tricarboxylate transporter substrate binding protein: MIALRVGAALLSLSAVSAAFAAESYPVKPVRIIVPFSPGGTSDLMARVMAQHFSEQLGQTFVVDNRAGASGTIGHGIVANAAPDGYTLATVDDSFSIIPSIKKELPYDPLKDFTFITQVIGVPRAMTIRPSIKATTVKEFIAYARSSAGKATYASGGAGGILHLSGELFNYQAKVKLAHVPYKGAGSATTGVLTGESDMVMAASPTVVPHAKSGKLRVLAVTTAPGKRFSGLPDVPSLADAGVPGMVIITWFGFVGPAKLPKQIANRLHAEVVKAIALPSVRDRFEGADMIGSSPEQFTKAYREDLQRWARVVTEAGIKAD, encoded by the coding sequence ATGATCGCTTTACGTGTGGGTGCAGCGCTGCTTTCGCTGAGCGCAGTATCGGCCGCGTTCGCGGCCGAAAGCTATCCGGTGAAGCCGGTGCGCATCATCGTGCCGTTCTCGCCGGGCGGCACCTCCGACCTCATGGCGCGCGTCATGGCCCAGCATTTTTCTGAACAGCTCGGGCAAACGTTCGTCGTGGACAATCGCGCCGGCGCGAGCGGCACGATCGGTCACGGGATCGTCGCCAACGCCGCACCGGACGGCTATACGCTCGCCACCGTGGACGACAGCTTCTCGATCATCCCGTCGATCAAGAAAGAGCTGCCTTACGACCCGCTGAAGGACTTCACGTTCATCACCCAGGTGATCGGCGTGCCGCGCGCGATGACGATACGGCCGTCGATCAAGGCAACGACGGTGAAAGAGTTCATCGCGTATGCGCGCTCGAGCGCCGGCAAGGCGACCTATGCGTCGGGCGGCGCGGGCGGCATCCTTCATCTATCCGGTGAGCTCTTCAACTACCAGGCGAAGGTGAAGCTCGCGCACGTGCCCTACAAGGGCGCGGGGTCGGCGACGACCGGCGTGCTCACGGGCGAGAGCGACATGGTGATGGCGGCGAGCCCCACGGTCGTGCCTCACGCGAAGAGCGGCAAGCTCCGCGTGCTCGCAGTCACCACTGCGCCCGGCAAGCGTTTCTCCGGCCTCCCGGACGTGCCGTCGCTGGCGGACGCAGGCGTTCCCGGCATGGTCATCATCACGTGGTTCGGTTTCGTCGGACCCGCGAAGCTGCCGAAGCAGATCGCCAACCGGCTGCACGCCGAGGTCGTCAAGGCCATCGCCCTGCCTTCGGTCAGGGACCGCTTCGAAGGCGCCGACATGATCGGCAGCAGTCCGGAGCAGTTCACCAAGGCCTACAGAGAGGACCTCCAGCGCTGGGCGCGCGTCGTCACGGAAGCGGGCATCAAGGCGGATTGA
- a CDS encoding tripartite tricarboxylate transporter substrate binding protein has product MKHLLAVVLALAAVSSHAQQYPSKPVRLIVSYVPGGVSDTLARLVAKELTEEWNTSVIVENRPGASGNIGTTQCVKSPPDGYTMCIVAVAQSMASRVAPNAGFDSLKDFSHVTLVASVPMLLLVHPSLPAYTARDLIALAKKRPGELNYATSGVGSGPQLAMELFKQQAGIDIVMVQYKGGGQAVFDQIAGRVETAFSAAVGVIPYVNEGKLRAVGVSTRERFPVLPKVPTISESGLKGYDASSWQGLSMPAGVPREIVNRANAALVKVLKSPQMRERFLALGAVPVGNSPEAFAAFFNAESEKWYRVAKTAGVIGK; this is encoded by the coding sequence ATGAAGCATTTGCTCGCGGTTGTTCTCGCGCTCGCAGCGGTTTCCTCGCATGCGCAGCAATATCCCTCGAAGCCGGTTCGCCTCATCGTCTCGTACGTGCCGGGCGGGGTATCGGATACGCTCGCGAGGCTGGTCGCGAAAGAGCTCACCGAGGAGTGGAACACCAGCGTCATCGTGGAGAACCGTCCCGGCGCCAGCGGCAACATCGGCACGACGCAATGCGTCAAGTCGCCGCCGGACGGCTATACGATGTGCATCGTCGCGGTGGCGCAGTCGATGGCTTCACGCGTCGCGCCCAACGCGGGCTTCGATTCGCTGAAGGATTTCTCGCACGTGACACTCGTCGCATCGGTGCCGATGCTGCTGCTGGTGCATCCTTCGCTGCCGGCGTATACCGCGCGAGACCTGATCGCGCTGGCGAAGAAACGCCCCGGCGAGCTCAACTACGCCACGAGCGGCGTCGGCTCCGGGCCGCAACTCGCCATGGAGCTCTTCAAGCAGCAGGCGGGCATCGATATCGTGATGGTGCAGTACAAGGGCGGCGGTCAGGCGGTCTTCGACCAGATCGCCGGGCGTGTCGAAACCGCTTTCAGCGCCGCGGTGGGTGTGATCCCGTACGTGAACGAAGGCAAGCTCCGGGCGGTCGGCGTGTCGACCAGGGAGCGCTTCCCGGTGCTGCCCAAGGTGCCGACCATCAGCGAGTCCGGCCTGAAGGGCTACGACGCGAGCTCGTGGCAGGGCCTTTCCATGCCTGCGGGCGTGCCGCGCGAGATCGTCAATCGCGCCAACGCGGCGCTCGTCAAAGTGCTCAAGTCGCCGCAGATGCGCGAGCGCTTCCTGGCGCTCGGCGCCGTCCCGGTGGGCAACAGTCCCGAGGCGTTCGCGGCGTTCTTCAACGCCGAGTCCGAGAAGTGGTATCGCGTAGCGAAGACGGCGGGCGTGATCGGCAAGTAA
- a CDS encoding LLM class F420-dependent oxidoreductase, with protein MKLGLLLRYAGEPGGPRMDAVLEAERLGYTSVWAGESYGTDAVTPIAWVLARTERIKAGTGIMQMPARTPACAAMTAATLQAMSNNRFLLGVGPSGPQVIEGWHGLPYGKPLTRTREYIGIVRKVFAREAPLTHTGEHYRIPYAGPDATGLGKPLKSILHPNPDLKIYTAAITPAGLRTAGEVADGVQPFMMSPERTGLVTEHVIEGRLAAGKDASLADFDIAPYVLVAMGTDLQACRDALKPRLALYIGGMGARDKNFYNDYVRRMGYEADAAKIQDAYLAGRRDEAIAAVPDRLIDEIALVGPPERIRDRLQVWKESSTDGAIGTLLLGGAGVDALRVVAEALL; from the coding sequence ATGAAGTTGGGACTGCTGTTGCGCTACGCCGGCGAGCCCGGCGGCCCGCGCATGGATGCCGTGCTGGAAGCCGAGCGCCTGGGCTACACATCGGTGTGGGCGGGCGAATCGTACGGCACCGATGCCGTGACGCCGATCGCGTGGGTGCTGGCCCGCACCGAGCGCATCAAGGCCGGCACCGGCATCATGCAGATGCCGGCGCGCACGCCGGCGTGTGCCGCCATGACGGCGGCGACGCTGCAGGCGATGTCGAACAACCGCTTCCTCCTCGGCGTCGGCCCGTCGGGCCCGCAGGTCATCGAAGGCTGGCACGGCCTGCCTTACGGGAAGCCGCTCACCCGCACCAGGGAATACATCGGGATCGTGCGCAAGGTGTTTGCGCGTGAGGCGCCGCTCACGCACACCGGCGAGCATTACCGCATCCCCTATGCGGGCCCGGACGCGACGGGCCTCGGCAAGCCGCTGAAGAGCATCCTGCATCCGAATCCAGACTTGAAGATCTATACCGCCGCGATCACCCCCGCGGGCTTGCGCACCGCCGGCGAGGTCGCCGACGGCGTGCAGCCGTTCATGATGAGCCCCGAGCGCACCGGCCTGGTCACCGAGCATGTGATCGAAGGCAGGCTTGCCGCGGGCAAGGACGCGTCGCTCGCCGACTTCGACATCGCCCCGTATGTGCTCGTCGCGATGGGCACGGACCTCCAGGCGTGCCGGGACGCCCTCAAGCCGCGCCTCGCGCTCTACATCGGCGGCATGGGCGCGCGCGACAAGAACTTCTACAACGATTACGTCCGGCGCATGGGCTACGAAGCCGACGCCGCGAAGATCCAGGATGCGTATCTCGCCGGACGCCGCGATGAAGCGATCGCCGCGGTTCCCGACCGGCTCATCGACGAGATCGCGCTGGTCGGCCCGCCCGAGCGCATCAGGGACCGGCTGCAGGTGTGGAAGGAGAGCTCGACAGACGGCGCGATCGGCACCCTGCTCCTCGGCGGCGCCGGCGTCGATGCGCTGCGCGTCGTCGCCGAAGCACTGCTGTAG
- a CDS encoding asparaginase — translation MPRVVVLATGGTIAGRAASSLNLSGYQAGAVAGSELVDAVPELRELARIRVEQFGNVASTNLTVGMWRTLADRIDAIFATEPDVAGVVITHGTSTIEETAYFLHLTVRHERPVVLVGSMRPSSALSADGPLNLVNAVRVATCAQSRGRGALVVLNDEINGAREATKSNTYRVETFRSGELGFLGYIDDDKVAYYRRPEKRHTVDSEFDLAAIADLPKVEILYGYVDAATPLLVAALRQAGVRGIVFAALGAGMLSDNEKAAVKASPDMVFVRSTRVANGRVIAHGPHDDLGLIPADNLSPQKARILLMLALARSAEASELRRVFAEY, via the coding sequence TTGCCGAGGGTCGTCGTCCTGGCGACGGGCGGGACGATCGCGGGGCGCGCGGCGTCCAGCCTGAACCTCTCGGGATATCAGGCCGGTGCGGTTGCCGGCAGCGAGCTCGTCGACGCGGTGCCGGAGCTGCGCGAGCTTGCGCGCATCCGTGTCGAGCAGTTCGGCAACGTCGCCAGCACCAACCTGACGGTGGGCATGTGGCGGACGCTGGCCGATCGCATCGACGCGATCTTCGCGACCGAGCCCGACGTCGCCGGTGTCGTCATCACGCACGGCACGAGCACGATCGAGGAGACCGCCTATTTCCTCCACCTGACCGTGCGACACGAGCGGCCGGTCGTCCTCGTCGGCTCGATGCGGCCGTCGAGCGCGCTCAGCGCCGACGGACCGCTCAACCTCGTCAACGCCGTACGCGTGGCGACGTGTGCGCAATCGCGCGGCCGCGGCGCGCTGGTCGTGCTCAACGACGAGATCAACGGCGCGCGCGAAGCCACGAAGAGCAACACCTATCGGGTGGAGACTTTCAGGTCCGGCGAGCTCGGCTTCCTGGGTTATATCGATGACGACAAGGTGGCGTACTACCGCAGGCCGGAGAAGCGCCACACGGTCGATTCCGAGTTCGATCTGGCCGCGATCGCCGACCTGCCGAAAGTCGAGATCCTTTACGGCTACGTCGACGCGGCAACGCCGCTGCTCGTCGCGGCGTTGAGGCAGGCCGGCGTGCGAGGGATCGTCTTCGCGGCGCTCGGCGCGGGGATGCTCTCCGACAACGAGAAAGCCGCCGTGAAAGCGTCGCCCGACATGGTGTTCGTGCGCTCCACCCGCGTCGCCAACGGCCGCGTGATCGCGCATGGACCGCACGACGATCTGGGCCTCATCCCCGCGGACAACCTGAGCCCGCAGAAGGCGCGCATCCTGCTCATGCTCGCTCTGGCGCGCTCGGCCGAAGCGTCCGAGCTGCGGCGCGTGTTCGCGGAGTATTAG
- a CDS encoding MmgE/PrpD family protein produces MSKQPLAVQLGQFVSDLRFEALPPEVVDKAKALVNHSVTVAMACHGAPRSIQARQAVMQQESLGARRVGTGQGATVWVTGDRATRPGAAFANGVAVAVNNQCDSYHMLTHPGVLIPPAGIATAEGEGRSGKELLTAIVAGYEVQCRCARDFLPSTNARGFRSSPTYGILGCAATAAKLLGLDTAQTINAIALAASFAGSLIEGQRVGAMDADFAEAQASRNALWAATLAQNSFGGAASALEGEGGFYNAFTGNNKGDLSYAYEGPLKADLGDIVADLGKRWEVLDVKFKIYPTPGFNQPVIWLGHDLVEQHRLRADEIEHVTLEMNYLETLYPSPRYPRGIGKDGHPFGRTAYMLASTLVRGDYPVLEDYDPHTEPGAEAEKQKQIAELVKRIEIIGVVGRHNFGPRITCILRDGRRVSGEYHGRELMWDFAKDAHELRRFIPGLPIASAQYDRLVTAISTLDSAESVDEVVRLTLANPEK; encoded by the coding sequence ATGTCTAAGCAACCACTTGCTGTTCAACTCGGACAGTTCGTCTCCGATCTTCGCTTCGAAGCGTTACCGCCCGAAGTCGTCGACAAGGCGAAAGCGCTCGTCAATCACTCGGTGACGGTCGCGATGGCTTGTCACGGCGCGCCGCGCTCCATTCAGGCGCGCCAGGCGGTGATGCAGCAGGAGAGTCTCGGCGCGCGACGCGTCGGCACGGGGCAGGGCGCAACGGTCTGGGTCACGGGCGATCGCGCGACGCGGCCCGGCGCCGCGTTCGCGAACGGCGTCGCGGTCGCGGTGAACAACCAGTGCGACTCGTATCACATGCTGACGCATCCCGGAGTGCTCATCCCGCCCGCCGGTATCGCGACGGCCGAAGGCGAAGGCCGCAGCGGCAAGGAGCTGCTGACCGCGATCGTCGCCGGATACGAGGTGCAGTGCCGCTGTGCGCGCGACTTTCTGCCTTCGACGAACGCGCGCGGTTTTCGATCGAGTCCCACCTACGGCATCCTCGGCTGCGCCGCCACGGCCGCTAAGCTGCTCGGGCTCGATACGGCGCAGACGATCAACGCCATCGCGCTTGCCGCGAGCTTCGCGGGGAGCCTGATCGAAGGACAGCGCGTCGGCGCGATGGACGCCGATTTCGCCGAGGCGCAGGCGTCGCGCAACGCATTATGGGCCGCGACGCTCGCGCAGAATTCCTTCGGCGGCGCCGCATCGGCGCTGGAAGGCGAGGGCGGTTTCTACAACGCGTTCACCGGCAACAACAAAGGCGATCTCAGTTACGCGTACGAAGGCCCGCTCAAGGCCGATCTCGGCGACATCGTCGCGGATCTCGGCAAGCGCTGGGAGGTGCTGGACGTCAAATTCAAGATCTATCCGACGCCGGGCTTCAACCAGCCGGTCATCTGGCTCGGGCACGACCTGGTCGAGCAGCATCGCCTGCGCGCGGACGAGATCGAGCACGTCACGCTGGAGATGAACTACCTCGAGACGCTGTACCCGTCGCCGCGCTATCCGCGGGGCATCGGCAAGGACGGCCACCCGTTCGGACGCACGGCCTACATGCTCGCCTCGACGCTCGTTCGCGGCGATTACCCGGTGCTCGAGGACTACGATCCTCATACCGAGCCGGGCGCCGAAGCGGAGAAGCAGAAGCAGATCGCGGAGCTGGTGAAGCGCATCGAGATCATCGGCGTGGTGGGCCGCCACAATTTCGGGCCGCGCATCACGTGCATCCTGCGCGACGGCCGGCGGGTCAGCGGGGAGTACCACGGGCGCGAGCTCATGTGGGATTTCGCGAAGGACGCGCACGAGCTGCGGCGCTTCATCCCGGGCTTGCCGATCGCGTCCGCGCAATACGATCGCCTGGTGACGGCGATCTCGACGCTCGACAGCGCGGAGAGCGTGGACGAGGTCGTGCGCCTGACGCTGGCGAACCCGGAGAAGTGA